In Alteribacter keqinensis, a single window of DNA contains:
- the sigX gene encoding RNA polymerase sigma factor SigX, with product MREEFERLYETYHHALFQYLFYMVRNRETAEELVQEVYIKVLHSYNGFEGKSSEKTWLYSIAKHVAIDWMRSQNRKKRKWIGKQYELSERAFEIHDPSPLPDEIVEQNDDVQHVYEMMEHCTEDQKQVLILRYIQSMSIQEAAAVLGWTDSKVKTTQHRAIKTLKKHLQREEMEKEAGR from the coding sequence GTGCGGGAGGAGTTTGAACGCTTGTATGAAACCTATCATCATGCGTTATTCCAGTACCTGTTTTACATGGTTCGTAACCGTGAAACGGCAGAAGAATTAGTGCAGGAAGTTTATATAAAAGTCCTTCATTCCTACAATGGATTTGAAGGAAAGAGTTCAGAAAAAACCTGGCTCTATTCAATAGCCAAGCACGTCGCTATTGATTGGATGAGAAGCCAGAACAGAAAGAAGCGAAAATGGATTGGAAAACAGTATGAGCTCTCAGAAAGAGCGTTTGAAATACACGATCCATCTCCGCTTCCTGACGAAATTGTGGAACAAAATGATGATGTTCAGCATGTTTATGAAATGATGGAGCACTGTACAGAGGATCAAAAACAAGTGCTCATTCTAAGATATATTCAATCCATGTCTATTCAGGAGGCGGCAGCTGTTCTTGGGTGGACCGACAGTAAAGTGAAGACAACGCAGCACCGCGCAATCAAGACATTGAAGAAACACTTACAGAGAGAAGAAATGGAGAAGGAGGCAGGAAGATGA
- a CDS encoding flavin reductase family protein, whose translation MLKSTDQTVMHSYPGLVALITAKHEHTQNIMAAGWHSYISFDPPIYGVAVAEERFTHHLMKASGSFAVNFVPAEFAAYIDGAGKHTGKDGDKFKALGIGWKPAETVDAPILKEAYAAYECSIIDINRYGDHDWFVGKMTRFHRDDSKFGPDRLPDFERIKLPLYLGRSQYLIADESTSILKLKK comes from the coding sequence ATGCTAAAAAGTACAGATCAGACCGTCATGCACAGCTACCCGGGGCTCGTTGCCCTCATTACGGCCAAGCATGAGCATACTCAAAACATTATGGCTGCCGGCTGGCATTCTTACATATCATTTGACCCTCCTATTTACGGAGTCGCTGTCGCAGAAGAACGTTTCACTCACCATCTCATGAAAGCATCGGGAAGCTTTGCTGTTAATTTTGTTCCTGCTGAATTCGCGGCTTATATTGATGGCGCAGGTAAACACACAGGAAAAGACGGGGATAAATTCAAGGCTCTGGGGATCGGATGGAAGCCCGCCGAAACCGTTGACGCTCCAATTTTAAAAGAAGCTTACGCAGCTTATGAATGCAGTATAATAGACATCAACCGGTACGGGGATCATGACTGGTTTGTGGGGAAAATGACCAGGTTTCACCGGGACGACTCAAAGTTCGGTCCTGACAGACTGCCAGACTTTGAAAGAATAAAGCTCCCTTTATACCTCGGACGATCCCAGTACCTCATTGCAGATGAAAGTACCAGCATCCTGAAGCTTAAAAAATAA
- a CDS encoding heavy metal translocating P-type ATPase produces MSKKEEYVVRGFTCANCASQFERNVQNIHGVTEAKVNFAASKVTVKGEATIEQIEEAGAFEDLKILKADQRIEEDHTPFWKKAKNIRVMIAAVLTFAGWVLLFQAGESHPLTITIFVIAVAIGGYRLFWQGLRNLLKFEFTMRTLMTIAIIGAGLIGEWGEAAIVVVLFALSEALESYSMEKARKSLRNLIDLAPRYTVAVRGNKEITVPVKDIRISDTLIVKPGENIPADGIVTEGSTTINEAAITGESIPAFKKTGDEVFAGTLNEEGLIKLEVSKGPEDTALAKIIHLVEEAQQEKAPAQQFIDRFAMVYTPAIMILAALIAMVPPLLFQASWGEWVYLGLATLVVGCPCALIISTPVAIVTAIGHSAHEGVLIKGGLHMEQAGKINAVAFDKTGTLTKGEPAVTDVVLPDGEKKENLLPLAYAIEKYSNHPLGKAVVRYTEKEDPEITENPLLIEGLENLPGRGIRGKAGNEEVFAASPEYVMETFPGLYSKDIETKVESLLKEGKTIIVIGSQKKVLGLFALQDEVKTDSYDSIKDLEALGIKKIVMLTGDHLYTAEAAGKEAGITDVRARLMPEDKLSVIRQLKNKGYNVGMVGDGVNDAPALAAADVSIAMGKGGTDAALETADISLMGDDLTKLPYTIRLSRKTMKVIKQNIIFSFVLKLAALMLVPFGLLTLWIAIFADIGATLLVTLNSLRLMKIKR; encoded by the coding sequence ATGAGTAAGAAGGAAGAGTACGTCGTCCGTGGTTTTACGTGCGCAAACTGTGCGTCTCAGTTTGAACGTAATGTTCAAAACATCCACGGTGTAACAGAGGCAAAAGTAAACTTTGCCGCCAGTAAAGTTACGGTGAAAGGTGAGGCGACCATAGAACAAATCGAGGAAGCCGGTGCATTTGAAGACTTAAAGATACTTAAAGCAGACCAAAGGATTGAAGAAGACCACACCCCGTTTTGGAAAAAGGCTAAGAATATCAGGGTCATGATCGCGGCTGTACTTACATTTGCAGGCTGGGTCCTGCTTTTTCAGGCCGGAGAATCACACCCCCTCACGATTACCATTTTTGTGATAGCGGTTGCCATCGGAGGCTACCGTTTGTTCTGGCAGGGGCTTCGCAACCTTTTAAAGTTTGAATTTACGATGCGTACACTCATGACCATCGCCATTATCGGGGCAGGGCTGATCGGAGAGTGGGGAGAGGCAGCCATCGTTGTTGTTCTCTTTGCCCTCAGTGAAGCTCTGGAGAGCTATTCGATGGAAAAAGCGAGAAAGTCACTTCGCAACCTGATCGACTTGGCTCCACGCTATACGGTTGCAGTAAGAGGGAATAAGGAGATAACGGTTCCGGTTAAGGATATCCGTATCTCTGACACCTTGATCGTAAAACCGGGTGAAAACATTCCGGCAGACGGGATCGTAACAGAGGGATCTACGACAATAAACGAAGCCGCAATAACGGGAGAGAGTATTCCTGCCTTTAAAAAGACCGGAGACGAGGTTTTTGCAGGAACGCTGAATGAAGAAGGCTTGATTAAACTTGAAGTATCAAAAGGACCGGAAGATACGGCCCTGGCTAAGATCATTCATCTTGTAGAAGAAGCCCAGCAGGAGAAAGCTCCTGCACAGCAGTTTATCGACCGGTTTGCAATGGTATATACGCCGGCAATTATGATCCTAGCAGCATTGATCGCTATGGTTCCACCGCTTTTGTTCCAGGCATCGTGGGGTGAATGGGTCTACTTAGGACTGGCGACGCTCGTGGTAGGATGTCCGTGTGCCTTAATTATCTCAACACCGGTTGCCATTGTGACGGCCATCGGCCACAGTGCACATGAAGGTGTTCTGATTAAAGGCGGACTTCATATGGAACAGGCAGGAAAAATTAATGCTGTCGCTTTTGATAAGACAGGAACCCTGACGAAAGGGGAGCCGGCTGTAACGGATGTGGTACTGCCGGATGGTGAAAAAAAAGAGAATCTTCTTCCTCTTGCCTATGCTATTGAAAAATATTCGAATCATCCTCTCGGTAAAGCCGTGGTTCGCTATACGGAAAAGGAAGATCCCGAGATTACGGAAAATCCGTTGCTCATAGAAGGGCTTGAGAATCTTCCGGGACGTGGTATAAGAGGGAAGGCAGGAAACGAGGAGGTATTTGCTGCGAGTCCGGAATACGTGATGGAAACCTTCCCGGGTTTATACAGCAAGGACATAGAGACTAAAGTCGAAAGTCTTTTAAAAGAAGGAAAAACAATTATCGTAATTGGATCACAGAAGAAAGTACTCGGCCTGTTTGCTCTCCAGGATGAAGTGAAGACAGACTCTTATGATTCGATCAAAGATCTGGAAGCACTTGGAATAAAGAAGATTGTCATGCTTACGGGAGACCACCTGTACACAGCCGAAGCAGCAGGAAAAGAGGCCGGCATTACGGATGTCCGGGCAAGACTGATGCCGGAAGATAAGCTTTCGGTCATCAGGCAGTTAAAAAATAAGGGGTACAATGTAGGTATGGTCGGAGATGGTGTCAATGACGCCCCGGCTCTTGCGGCAGCGGATGTTTCCATCGCCATGGGTAAAGGAGGAACCGATGCAGCCCTGGAAACAGCAGATATTTCACTCATGGGAGATGATCTTACCAAACTTCCCTATACGATCCGCCTCAGCCGAAAAACGATGAAGGTTATTAAACAGAACATCATTTTCTCTTTTGTTTTGAAGCTTGCTGCCCTTATGCTCGTTCCATTCGGTCTTCTTACCCTCTGGATCGCGATTTTTGCCGATATCGGAGCGACGCTGCTCGTAACATTAAACAGCTTAAGGTTAATGAAGATAAAGAGATAG
- a CDS encoding GerMN domain-containing protein, with protein MTRKSRWDETDIENTLKDLPPIKDRQSKEDLFTKIEKRAEKQPATRSSSRRNKKPWLYPVMASAAAIFLLVLIVPSFLSSQNEQSLILNSSDDGDSAEDEESTALFEESEEEEESTPEPESYEPPPDDAGEEESYDADAASERDETADEESETESADLQEEEEAEAEVTEQETRMVTLPVPYVFSTATDFVIAIKNEVIETDEELEDLLINLLTEEGESDQLTLPGLNDVVFIDEKTVQLDFTDEEEQSFQSLSSMETDYYREGLQEMFLALGVKRIVLTTEGEDGFSFGADGVTEEWELRNGEGPLGYMLFTTESGETLLVHSSQASQEDASPGSFEETIEWMKDVEEGSDLQSPMPEFDEERELITEVTEENGGITVIFDEEYTFDENSEEQAMMLKALLYTAAEFGYDFVVFEGEGAEQVQGIAIGEEVYPDETPYEQ; from the coding sequence ATGACCCGAAAGTCTCGCTGGGATGAAACGGATATTGAAAATACATTAAAAGATCTCCCACCTATAAAAGACAGGCAGTCTAAAGAAGATCTTTTCACTAAAATTGAAAAGCGGGCAGAAAAGCAGCCTGCCACGAGAAGTTCGTCCCGCCGTAATAAGAAGCCCTGGCTCTATCCTGTTATGGCCAGTGCGGCCGCCATCTTTCTTCTTGTACTAATTGTTCCTTCTTTTTTATCCAGTCAGAATGAACAGTCTTTGATCCTCAATTCATCCGATGACGGGGACTCTGCTGAAGACGAGGAATCCACCGCTTTGTTTGAGGAATCAGAGGAAGAAGAAGAGTCTACTCCTGAACCTGAGAGTTACGAACCCCCTCCAGATGACGCCGGTGAGGAGGAATCTTATGACGCTGATGCAGCGAGTGAGCGTGATGAGACTGCGGATGAGGAGAGTGAGACTGAATCTGCAGATCTTCAGGAAGAGGAAGAGGCTGAGGCTGAGGTTACTGAGCAGGAAACGAGAATGGTAACGCTCCCGGTTCCATATGTTTTCAGTACCGCTACTGATTTTGTAATTGCAATAAAAAATGAAGTGATTGAAACGGATGAAGAACTGGAAGATCTTCTGATAAACCTGCTTACAGAGGAAGGCGAGAGTGACCAGCTCACTCTCCCGGGACTGAATGACGTTGTGTTTATTGACGAAAAAACAGTCCAGCTTGATTTTACCGATGAAGAGGAACAAAGCTTCCAGAGTCTCTCCAGCATGGAGACCGATTATTATCGTGAAGGTCTTCAGGAAATGTTCCTGGCTCTTGGCGTTAAACGCATCGTTCTGACCACTGAAGGAGAGGACGGCTTCTCATTCGGGGCAGACGGAGTGACCGAAGAGTGGGAGCTTAGAAACGGAGAAGGACCTCTTGGCTACATGCTCTTTACGACAGAGAGCGGGGAAACCTTACTTGTTCACAGCTCCCAGGCATCTCAGGAAGATGCTTCACCAGGAAGCTTTGAAGAAACAATTGAGTGGATGAAGGATGTTGAAGAAGGATCAGACCTTCAGTCACCGATGCCTGAATTTGATGAAGAGCGTGAGCTGATAACAGAAGTTACAGAGGAAAACGGGGGAATTACCGTTATCTTTGATGAAGAATATACGTTTGATGAAAATTCCGAAGAGCAGGCGATGATGCTGAAGGCTCTTTTATATACAGCAGCCGAATTTGGTTATGACTTTGTTGTATTTGAAGGAGAAGGTGCTGAACAGGTACAAGGAATTGCCATCGGCGAGGAAGTTTATCCGGATGAGACACCTTATGAACAATAA
- a CDS encoding ABC transporter ATP-binding protein has protein sequence MKNDTADDNNLHNQKEKVTFRAFWEMVRQTNPPKWIVAVALLLSLIETGVGLVIPLFTQGVVDQLATGSLGTGLIIGFIVLFIVQAVSTGFSIYLLTYVGEYVVRSLRIRLWNKVLRLPVSYYDTNRTGETISRITNDTNIVKALITNHLVSAVTGVISIAGAVVILLFLDWQMTLVMLSVVPVILFIIIPLGRKMYRISKSIQKEMASFTTVLTQVLSEIRLVKAYNAEKKEALSGEDRVEGLFRFGLKEAKVFAVLNPLISLAMMAMLVFIIGYGGVRVASGEITAGELVAFILYLFMIVVPVSRFASFFAEVQKAMGATERISALYDMEEERYGLGERGEVNGSSLVFSNLTFQYEKGDIVLHDVSFEVPAQKVTAIVGPSGSGKSTLFSLTERFYEPASGVIASGGTPVRDIDLKTWRQSIGYVSQESPLMAGTIRENVSYGLEKEVIEDELVAAAKLANIDEYILSLPEGFDTEVGERGIKLSGGQRQRIAIARALLKNPSILMLDEATSSLDSESEQKIQEALDNVMKKRTTLVIAHRLSTVLGADQIIVLEKGRVSGRGTHDELYENNELYRSFVNQQFKIEG, from the coding sequence ATGAAAAACGACACAGCAGATGATAACAATTTACATAATCAAAAAGAAAAAGTAACCTTTCGCGCTTTTTGGGAAATGGTCAGACAGACAAATCCGCCTAAGTGGATCGTAGCTGTGGCATTACTCCTCAGCCTGATTGAAACAGGAGTTGGCCTGGTTATCCCTTTATTTACACAAGGAGTAGTAGATCAGCTTGCCACCGGGAGTCTCGGGACCGGTCTGATAATCGGATTTATCGTCCTGTTTATCGTACAGGCGGTTTCTACAGGTTTTTCCATTTATTTATTAACCTATGTCGGGGAATATGTCGTACGAAGCCTGCGAATACGCCTTTGGAATAAGGTTTTACGGCTGCCCGTATCGTATTACGATACAAACCGGACCGGGGAAACGATCAGCAGGATTACAAATGACACGAATATTGTAAAAGCCTTGATAACGAATCACCTTGTTTCTGCTGTAACCGGGGTTATTTCTATTGCTGGTGCGGTAGTCATTCTTCTCTTTCTCGACTGGCAGATGACTCTTGTTATGCTTTCGGTGGTGCCGGTGATCCTGTTCATCATCATTCCTCTTGGAAGAAAGATGTACAGGATTTCCAAGTCGATTCAAAAGGAAATGGCAAGCTTCACAACGGTGCTTACACAGGTACTGTCTGAGATCAGACTCGTTAAAGCTTACAACGCTGAGAAAAAAGAAGCCTTGAGCGGGGAAGACAGAGTTGAGGGGCTGTTCAGGTTCGGGCTGAAAGAAGCGAAGGTGTTTGCGGTTTTGAATCCGTTAATCTCACTGGCCATGATGGCCATGCTCGTCTTTATTATCGGATATGGAGGCGTGCGTGTCGCTTCTGGTGAGATTACAGCAGGGGAGTTGGTGGCATTTATTTTATATCTCTTCATGATTGTTGTTCCTGTAAGCCGGTTTGCTTCATTTTTTGCTGAAGTTCAGAAGGCGATGGGAGCTACAGAGAGAATCAGTGCACTTTATGATATGGAAGAAGAGCGATACGGCCTGGGGGAAAGAGGAGAGGTGAACGGAAGTTCTCTTGTTTTTAGTAACCTGACTTTTCAGTACGAAAAAGGAGACATTGTCCTCCATGATGTTTCCTTCGAGGTTCCCGCGCAAAAGGTAACCGCGATTGTCGGCCCGAGCGGAAGCGGAAAGTCTACCTTATTTTCTTTGACTGAACGGTTTTATGAGCCAGCTTCAGGTGTTATAGCTTCGGGAGGAACGCCGGTTCGCGATATTGATCTGAAAACATGGCGCCAATCAATTGGCTATGTGTCCCAGGAGAGTCCGCTGATGGCCGGAACAATTCGGGAAAACGTCAGTTACGGCCTTGAGAAGGAAGTGATTGAGGATGAACTCGTTGCAGCAGCCAAGCTGGCAAACATCGATGAATATATTCTGTCATTGCCTGAGGGATTTGACACAGAAGTGGGAGAGAGGGGAATTAAGCTATCAGGTGGTCAGCGGCAGCGAATTGCAATTGCAAGGGCGCTGCTGAAAAACCCATCCATACTGATGCTCGATGAAGCTACATCGAGTCTGGACAGTGAGTCTGAACAAAAAATACAGGAGGCACTCGATAATGTAATGAAAAAGAGGACAACGCTTGTGATTGCCCACCGCCTTTCCACGGTTTTAGGGGCGGATCAGATTATCGTGCTGGAAAAAGGGCGTGTAAGCGGCAGGGGGACACATGATGAATTGTATGAAAATAATGAGCTGTACCGGAGTTTTGTTAATCAGCAGTTTAAAATTGAAGGATAA
- a CDS encoding GerMN domain-containing protein codes for MKRAKWLFVTLSAALVLAACGQGTNEEDVSGAEGADSEETAEEVEDTEDDEADAEEDDAEDALEEEEDAEEATEEEETDGAGEDDSAGEDEAAEEEAVEEDEAQEDDVAVLNSVTYYFSDDQLMETYRVTTDQSVTQDEQGAKEVLEQWIAGPDRDGLMGLVPSNVTVQEVRFADGVAYVSFSGNITEANLGSSGEMMFTEQLAMMMAQFGYEKTQLLIDGEVPGEFLGHMDVSEPFEASASSQYSEY; via the coding sequence ATGAAGAGAGCAAAATGGTTGTTTGTAACATTAAGCGCGGCATTGGTGTTAGCTGCCTGCGGGCAGGGAACAAATGAGGAAGATGTATCAGGAGCCGAGGGCGCTGATTCTGAAGAAACTGCAGAAGAAGTTGAAGACACTGAAGACGATGAGGCTGATGCTGAAGAAGATGACGCTGAAGACGCTTTAGAAGAAGAGGAAGATGCTGAAGAAGCAACAGAGGAAGAGGAAACGGATGGAGCCGGTGAAGACGACAGTGCCGGTGAAGACGAAGCCGCTGAGGAAGAAGCCGTCGAAGAAGACGAAGCTCAGGAAGATGACGTTGCTGTGCTGAACAGTGTCACCTACTATTTCAGTGATGATCAACTTATGGAAACCTACCGTGTCACAACGGACCAGTCTGTTACCCAAGACGAACAGGGGGCAAAAGAAGTTCTTGAACAGTGGATTGCCGGTCCTGACCGTGACGGGTTGATGGGACTTGTTCCTTCAAACGTTACTGTTCAGGAAGTCAGATTTGCTGATGGTGTTGCCTATGTTTCTTTTTCCGGAAACATTACTGAAGCAAACCTCGGTTCGTCCGGTGAAATGATGTTTACAGAGCAGCTGGCTATGATGATGGCGCAGTTCGGCTACGAAAAAACACAGCTTTTAATTGATGGTGAAGTGCCGGGAGAATTCCTCGGACACATGGACGTAAGCGAACCATTTGAAGCTTCTGCTTCTTCTCAATACAGTGAGTATTAA
- a CDS encoding glycerophosphodiester phosphodiesterase family protein, producing MSTLIFAHRGVSAFLPENTMVAFRAAADAGADGIELDVQLTKDEEVVVIHDYTLNRTTSGTGLVREHTLGDLKQLSSGAWYASVYEKEVIPSLRDVLTWAVSNNLLFNIELKCPSWDRDLLAEKTAELVAQSGLEKRVIYSSFDHVALKRIDEIAPEVERAALVHGALVNIGEYVKSHNFDSFHYYFPMLKTEEIEEIEFQGIPVRPYTVNDPEWLAYFIGLNVSGVITDNPELAIRIRNQT from the coding sequence GTGTCTACATTGATTTTTGCTCACAGAGGGGTGTCGGCATTTTTGCCTGAAAACACGATGGTTGCCTTTCGGGCGGCAGCGGATGCAGGAGCGGACGGGATTGAGCTTGATGTTCAATTAACCAAAGACGAAGAGGTGGTGGTAATTCATGACTATACGTTAAACCGCACCACCTCTGGAACGGGATTAGTGAGAGAACATACCCTTGGGGACCTGAAGCAACTCTCTTCCGGAGCTTGGTATGCATCTGTTTATGAAAAAGAAGTTATCCCCTCATTGCGTGATGTACTCACATGGGCAGTGTCGAACAATCTTCTGTTTAATATTGAATTGAAATGCCCGTCCTGGGACCGGGACCTTCTAGCAGAAAAAACGGCAGAACTTGTGGCTCAGTCAGGGTTGGAAAAACGGGTTATTTATTCAAGTTTTGATCATGTTGCATTGAAACGAATTGATGAAATTGCACCTGAAGTGGAACGGGCAGCTCTGGTGCATGGGGCACTTGTAAATATAGGTGAATATGTGAAAAGTCATAACTTTGACAGCTTTCACTATTACTTTCCAATGTTAAAAACGGAGGAAATTGAAGAGATTGAATTTCAGGGTATACCAGTAAGGCCTTATACCGTTAATGACCCTGAATGGCTCGCCTATTTTATAGGATTAAATGTAAGCGGCGTTATTACAGACAACCCGGAACTGGCCATAAGAATAAGAAATCAGACGTAA
- a CDS encoding ATP-binding protein has protein sequence MTETLLINVLFLLTPLIMFLIFLEDAYPISSKKLMIFLSAFSMVLCMSFPITLEIGFIFDLRYIPFIIASLYGGVKVALPLYAVLNVYRFFIGGEGVIQSFFFSTVILLIVIYLGRKFIAHHPRKRITIATFLSFLMVSFYLATLMPFYGATATFAVISANVLSIHILGTLVIMLLVEKIITNAKARESLIQSERLNTISELSASVSHEIRNPLTVSSGFLQLLNQSKTIQPSDKRYVDLSLLEIKRAEKIVTDFLSLAKPQAENMVRSNLEEEFVYVNNIMSPFAKMHQVELNYTFDNSITLTYDKNQMQQCLINLYKNGIEAMKENPGTLIVEAAGRGDAITIRIQDEGVGMTKEEIARMGKPYYSTKDKGTGLGMVVVYSTIYKLKGRIHVESEKGRSTTFHITIPGTE, from the coding sequence ATGACAGAAACCTTACTCATAAACGTTCTTTTTCTCCTCACACCATTGATTATGTTCTTGATTTTTCTTGAAGACGCCTATCCGATTTCCAGTAAGAAGCTCATGATTTTTCTTTCAGCCTTTTCCATGGTGCTCTGTATGAGCTTTCCCATCACTCTGGAAATTGGATTTATCTTTGACCTGCGCTATATTCCCTTTATTATTGCATCATTATACGGAGGCGTTAAGGTTGCTCTGCCTTTGTATGCCGTATTGAACGTATACCGTTTTTTCATTGGCGGTGAAGGGGTTATTCAATCCTTCTTTTTTTCAACCGTTATTCTTCTGATTGTGATTTACTTGGGCAGAAAGTTTATCGCACACCACCCCCGCAAACGGATTACGATTGCTACATTCCTGTCATTTCTGATGGTCAGTTTTTACCTGGCTACATTAATGCCATTTTACGGTGCAACTGCAACGTTTGCCGTTATTTCTGCCAACGTACTTTCTATTCACATCCTTGGTACGCTTGTCATTATGCTGCTTGTTGAAAAAATCATAACAAACGCGAAAGCACGGGAGTCGCTCATTCAGTCAGAGAGACTGAATACAATCAGTGAGCTCTCTGCGAGTGTGTCTCACGAAATCCGGAACCCGCTCACCGTTTCCAGTGGTTTTTTGCAGCTGTTGAATCAGTCAAAAACAATCCAGCCCTCTGATAAACGATACGTTGATCTTTCTTTACTTGAAATCAAGCGGGCAGAAAAAATTGTGACTGATTTTCTATCTTTAGCCAAACCACAAGCTGAAAACATGGTTCGTTCCAATCTGGAGGAAGAGTTCGTTTATGTAAACAACATCATGTCTCCTTTTGCAAAGATGCATCAGGTCGAACTGAATTATACTTTCGACAACTCCATCACTCTTACGTATGACAAAAATCAGATGCAGCAGTGTCTGATCAATCTATATAAAAACGGAATTGAAGCCATGAAAGAAAATCCCGGAACCCTGATTGTAGAAGCAGCCGGTCGGGGTGATGCGATTACGATCAGGATTCAGGATGAAGGTGTGGGAATGACCAAGGAAGAAATTGCCCGGATGGGAAAGCCTTATTATTCTACTAAAGATAAGGGCACAGGCCTTGGAATGGTTGTTGTATACAGCACCATCTATAAACTTAAAGGGAGAATTCATGTGGAGAGTGAAAAAGGCAGGAGCACAACATTTCACATAACAATACCGGGCACTGAGTAA
- a CDS encoding ArsR/SmtB family transcription factor produces MKTTETCEVYTYDQAKVDALKKQINETDVQATSQIFKVLADEKRFTVAYALTLTEELCVCDIANLLGASTATASHHLRTLHKKGLVKSRKEGKLVFYSLDDDHVTDVINLAMLHQREGKGHE; encoded by the coding sequence ATGAAAACGACAGAAACATGCGAAGTATACACATACGACCAGGCAAAAGTTGATGCTCTTAAAAAACAAATCAACGAAACAGATGTACAGGCAACGAGTCAGATCTTTAAAGTCCTTGCCGATGAAAAACGCTTTACTGTGGCCTATGCCCTGACTCTTACTGAGGAATTGTGCGTGTGTGACATTGCAAACCTGCTGGGGGCATCCACTGCCACCGCGTCCCATCATCTCCGGACGCTCCATAAAAAGGGTCTTGTGAAATCACGGAAAGAAGGGAAACTTGTTTTTTACAGTCTGGATGATGATCATGTAACGGATGTAATCAATCTGGCTATGCTTCATCAACGGGAAGGTAAAGGTCATGAGTAA